The Achromobacter deleyi genome has a window encoding:
- a CDS encoding SDR family oxidoreductase: MQISLKGQTALVTGANSGIGRAVAVALGKAGADVVVNYVTNPADAEVVAEEIRSGGQRAMTVQADVADEAQVQAMFDAAVREFGTVDILVSNAGRERNAPFHEMSLADWDAVMNVNLRGAFLCARSAVREFLRRGVRPGISVAAGKIIFTSSVHEVIPWAGHVNYAASKGGLMLLMKSLAQEVSEKRIRVNSIAPGAIRTPINTAAWSTPEAYADLMKLVPYKRIGEPDEVGRAAVWLASDFSDYIVGTTIFVDGGMTLYPGFESGG; this comes from the coding sequence CTGCAGATCTCGCTGAAAGGGCAGACTGCGCTGGTGACCGGCGCCAATTCCGGCATCGGCCGCGCCGTCGCCGTCGCACTCGGGAAAGCTGGCGCCGACGTGGTCGTGAACTACGTCACCAACCCCGCGGACGCCGAGGTGGTGGCCGAAGAGATACGCAGCGGGGGACAGCGTGCAATGACCGTACAGGCCGATGTCGCCGACGAGGCCCAGGTCCAGGCCATGTTCGACGCAGCGGTGCGTGAATTTGGAACCGTCGACATCCTGGTCAGCAACGCCGGCAGGGAACGCAATGCGCCCTTCCATGAGATGAGCCTTGCGGACTGGGACGCCGTGATGAACGTCAACCTGCGCGGGGCATTTCTTTGCGCACGCTCGGCGGTGCGCGAGTTCCTCCGTCGCGGCGTGCGGCCAGGCATTTCGGTTGCCGCCGGCAAGATCATCTTCACCAGTTCCGTCCACGAGGTCATCCCATGGGCAGGCCATGTGAATTACGCGGCCTCCAAGGGGGGGCTGATGTTGCTGATGAAGAGCCTGGCCCAGGAAGTTTCCGAGAAGCGCATCCGCGTCAATTCCATTGCGCCGGGCGCCATCCGGACGCCGATCAACACCGCCGCCTGGTCCACGCCCGAAGCCTATGCCGATCTGATGAAGCTGGTTCCTTACAAGCGCATCGGCGAGCCCGACGAGGTGGGCCGTGCCGCCGTCTGGCTGGCGTCGGATTTCTCCGACTACATCGTCGGGACGACGATATTCGTCGATGGCGGAATGACCTTGTATCCCGGGTTTGAATCGGGGGGCTGA
- a CDS encoding GGDEF domain-containing protein, with product MYVDLLTLYFLAIGTLLASAGMTFWEQRANPKRSKELRVLAAGFATLAIGCAAALFRRDLPGAIGSAISNLVILGGYLLILNGVAMLGGRQYRRTSAGILLGMALVWTIGGARWLDAMWSHVSSVPIAIISGLTAWEMLRCNAMKSLNARYIVVAVTGVHTALYAARAFVLPWLTTGPGQAIQSLAGKLTIYEGVLYSVILPMTLLKLIRDETHGQLLLDSQTDYLTRLGNRRWFFEQGARVIDGRERQGAVSVLAFDLDHFKSINDRYGHQTGDRVLKSFAEIARSVLGPDAILARIGGEEFAALLWGDDAIRAKALGEAVAQRFAETISNRTGSIGIPATVSIGLARFDSDVPAIMDGLAIADRALYRAKSLGGNRLEVAQAAPVAA from the coding sequence ATGTACGTCGATCTCCTCACGCTTTACTTCCTAGCAATCGGAACGCTACTCGCCAGTGCCGGGATGACGTTCTGGGAGCAGCGGGCCAATCCCAAGCGCAGCAAGGAATTGCGAGTCCTGGCTGCGGGATTCGCCACGCTCGCGATCGGGTGTGCGGCGGCGCTGTTCCGCCGCGACCTGCCCGGCGCGATCGGCTCCGCCATCAGCAATCTGGTCATTCTTGGCGGCTACCTCCTGATCCTCAACGGCGTCGCGATGCTGGGCGGCAGGCAGTATCGGCGCACGTCGGCCGGCATTCTCCTTGGCATGGCGCTGGTTTGGACTATCGGCGGCGCCCGCTGGCTGGACGCCATGTGGAGCCACGTCAGCTCGGTACCGATAGCGATCATCAGCGGCCTGACGGCCTGGGAAATGCTCCGATGCAACGCGATGAAATCCCTGAACGCCAGGTACATCGTCGTGGCCGTGACGGGCGTCCATACCGCGCTGTATGCCGCCAGGGCGTTCGTCCTGCCCTGGCTGACGACGGGGCCGGGGCAGGCGATACAGTCGCTCGCCGGCAAGCTCACGATCTATGAAGGTGTGCTGTACTCGGTGATCTTGCCGATGACGCTGCTCAAGCTCATCCGCGACGAGACCCACGGGCAACTCCTGCTGGATTCCCAGACGGACTATCTGACGCGCCTGGGCAACCGCAGATGGTTTTTTGAGCAGGGCGCGCGCGTGATCGACGGCCGGGAACGGCAGGGCGCGGTGTCCGTGCTTGCGTTCGATCTCGATCATTTCAAGTCCATCAATGACCGCTATGGCCACCAGACGGGCGACCGTGTGCTCAAGTCATTCGCGGAAATCGCCCGGAGCGTGTTGGGTCCCGATGCGATTCTGGCGCGTATCGGCGGAGAGGAATTCGCCGCGCTGCTGTGGGGCGACGACGCCATCCGCGCCAAGGCGCTGGGAGAGGCCGTCGCGCAGCGATTCGCCGAAACGATTTCCAACCGGACCGGCAGCATAGGCATTCCGGCAACGGTCAGCATCGGCCTTGCGCGGTTCGACAGCGATGTTCCGGCCATCATGGACGGACTGGCCATCGCGGATCGGGCGCTGTACCGCGCCAAATCGCTGGGCGGCAATCGCCTTGAAGTGGCGCAGGCCGCGCCCGTTGCCGCCTGA
- a CDS encoding MGH1-like glycoside hydrolase domain-containing protein yields the protein MGNDAEQQRLAEAHANRAAWKKWGPYLSERQWGTVREDYSDNGDAWNYFTHDQARSRAYRWGEDGLGGISDDHQLLCFALALWNGCDPILKERAFGLANSEGNHGEDVKEYYFYLDSTPTHSYMKYLYKYPHAAYPYTDLVETNRARGRNEPEYELLDTGVFDDKRYFDIFVEYAKAAPDDMLVQISIFNRGAHAAPLHLLPTLWFRNTWSYAEGGPKPLVESVLPSRQATIHAHHSGAPPQEPLGDYYLYCDADVPLLFTENETNNARLFGTANASPYTKDGIHEFILRGDAAAVNPARRGTKAACHYQLNIGGGESQVVRLRLTCRSPDAAFAPFDDFDAVFAQRLREADDFYRSITPLTVRDDPDRANVMRQALAGMLWSKQYFYYDLDLWLEEHGAGSKLSQRERRRVRNSEWAHMFNDDIISMPDKWEYPWYAAWDLAFHMIPLGIVDPDFAKQQLDLMLRNDYLHPNGQLPAYEWNFSDVNPPVHAWATMQLYVLDKERRDGRGDIEFLKYAFSKLLVNFTWWVNRKDRTGANVFEGGFLGLDNIGVFDRSSPLPTGGYLDQADGTAWMVFFSQQMLRIAVELALHEPLYEEFVEKFFQHTLLIAGALDRVGEHEDEAWDEEDGFFYDVLRLPDGRAMRLKVRSIVGLLPLAAVAVFEEDILARLPNFRARARLFLERHGDLAANTHLPQQPGVVNRRMLATVNEQKMRRILARMLDEAEFFGPHGIRALSRFHLEHPYVFNHAGQEHRVSYVPGESDTGMFGGNSNWRGPVWMPINFLLYYSLVRLYAYFGEDFKIECPTGSGKMMTLLEVTKELGDRLTRIFLRDADGRRPSNGAEHVLWQDEHWRDLILFHEYFHGDTGAGIGASHQTGWTGCVAQIVRMNAVMSKDLLLMPGAEAAALRAIRLSAN from the coding sequence ATGGGCAATGACGCAGAGCAGCAAAGGCTTGCCGAAGCACACGCGAACCGCGCAGCCTGGAAAAAATGGGGGCCGTACCTGAGCGAGCGGCAATGGGGAACGGTCCGGGAAGACTACAGCGACAACGGTGACGCCTGGAATTACTTCACCCATGATCAAGCCCGATCGCGCGCTTACCGCTGGGGGGAGGACGGCCTGGGCGGCATCAGCGATGACCACCAGCTGCTGTGCTTCGCGCTGGCGTTGTGGAACGGGTGCGATCCGATTCTGAAAGAGCGCGCCTTCGGCCTGGCCAACAGCGAGGGAAATCATGGCGAGGACGTGAAGGAATACTACTTCTACCTCGACTCGACTCCCACGCACTCGTACATGAAGTATCTGTACAAGTACCCCCACGCTGCCTACCCGTACACCGATCTTGTCGAAACCAATCGCGCCCGTGGCAGGAATGAGCCCGAATACGAACTGCTGGACACGGGCGTTTTCGACGACAAACGGTATTTCGACATTTTCGTGGAATACGCCAAGGCGGCCCCCGACGACATGCTGGTGCAAATCAGCATATTCAATCGCGGCGCGCATGCGGCGCCTTTGCACCTCTTGCCGACCCTGTGGTTCAGAAATACGTGGTCGTATGCAGAGGGTGGCCCGAAACCCCTTGTTGAAAGCGTCTTGCCGAGCAGGCAGGCCACGATCCACGCGCATCACAGCGGCGCGCCGCCACAGGAACCCCTGGGCGACTACTACCTCTACTGCGACGCCGACGTTCCCTTATTGTTCACCGAGAACGAAACCAACAACGCCCGGCTGTTCGGCACGGCCAACGCGTCGCCGTACACGAAGGATGGTATCCATGAGTTCATCTTGCGGGGCGACGCCGCAGCGGTCAATCCGGCCAGGCGAGGCACCAAGGCGGCCTGCCATTACCAGCTGAATATCGGTGGCGGCGAATCCCAGGTCGTCCGGCTGCGCTTGACGTGCCGGTCTCCCGACGCCGCTTTCGCGCCCTTCGACGACTTCGATGCGGTTTTCGCGCAGCGGCTGAGGGAGGCCGACGACTTCTACCGGTCGATAACGCCGCTCACCGTTCGCGACGACCCCGACCGCGCCAACGTCATGCGGCAAGCCTTGGCCGGAATGCTCTGGTCCAAGCAGTACTTCTACTATGACCTCGATCTCTGGCTCGAAGAACATGGCGCGGGCAGCAAGCTGTCGCAACGGGAGCGCCGGCGCGTGCGCAACAGCGAATGGGCGCATATGTTCAACGACGACATCATCTCGATGCCGGACAAATGGGAGTACCCGTGGTATGCCGCCTGGGATCTGGCATTTCACATGATTCCGCTAGGCATCGTCGACCCGGACTTCGCCAAGCAGCAACTCGACCTGATGCTGCGCAATGACTACCTGCATCCCAATGGCCAGCTTCCCGCCTACGAATGGAACTTCAGCGATGTGAATCCTCCCGTGCATGCCTGGGCGACGATGCAGCTCTACGTCCTCGACAAGGAGCGGCGCGATGGACGCGGAGACATCGAGTTTCTCAAGTATGCGTTCTCCAAGTTATTGGTCAACTTCACATGGTGGGTCAACCGCAAGGACCGGACCGGCGCCAATGTCTTCGAGGGCGGCTTTCTCGGACTCGACAATATCGGGGTGTTCGACCGTTCGTCTCCCCTGCCCACGGGCGGTTATCTTGACCAGGCCGACGGAACGGCCTGGATGGTGTTTTTCAGCCAGCAGATGTTGCGTATCGCCGTTGAACTCGCGCTGCACGAGCCTCTCTATGAAGAGTTCGTCGAGAAGTTCTTCCAGCACACGCTGCTGATCGCTGGCGCGCTGGACCGCGTCGGCGAACACGAGGACGAAGCCTGGGACGAGGAAGATGGGTTCTTTTATGACGTGCTGCGCCTGCCGGACGGTCGCGCCATGCGTCTGAAGGTGCGTTCGATCGTCGGATTGCTTCCGCTTGCCGCCGTTGCCGTGTTTGAAGAGGACATACTCGCCAGATTGCCCAATTTCAGGGCGCGCGCCCGGCTATTCCTGGAGCGCCACGGTGATCTGGCCGCCAACACACACCTGCCCCAGCAACCCGGCGTCGTCAACCGCCGGATGCTGGCAACCGTCAACGAGCAGAAAATGCGCCGCATTCTGGCGCGCATGCTGGACGAAGCCGAATTCTTCGGCCCGCATGGCATCCGGGCGTTGTCGCGGTTCCACCTTGAGCATCCTTACGTCTTTAACCACGCGGGACAAGAGCATCGGGTCAGCTATGTGCCCGGCGAGTCCGACACGGGCATGTTTGGCGGAAATTCCAACTGGCGCGGCCCGGTCTGGATGCCGATAAATTTCCTTCTCTATTATTCGCTGGTACGGCTGTACGCCTACTTCGGGGAGGACTTCAAGATCGAGTGCCCCACCGGCTCGGGGAAGATGATGACCCTGCTGGAAGTTACCAAGGAGTTGGGAGATCGCCTGACCCGGATCTTTCTGCGCGACGCCGACGGCCGCCGGCCGTCGAACGGCGCGGAACACGTGCTCTGGCAAGACGAGCACTGGCGCGACCTGATCCTGTTCCATGAGTACTTCCACGGCGATACGGGCGCGGGAATCGGAGCCAGCCATCAAACCGGCTGGACGGGCTGCGTCGCGCAGATCGTTCGGATGAATGCCGTGATGTCGAAGGATCTTCTGCTCATGCCGGGCGCCGAAGCAGCGGCGCTGCGAGCGATCAGGTTGTCCGCCAACTGA
- a CDS encoding isochorismatase family cysteine hydrolase, with product MSPSIESGAANPADRQAGTGSAATGQSPDPRIPPILPTQTALLVMHYQTDIMGLFPSVAPALLANTRKLCDAARHKGVGVYFAQIQFGPGYPEVSPLNKNGQGIKQLGLFVDDQIAPELGRQAHEPLILAHRASVFFGTDLELRLSARGINTLLMVGIASTGVMLSSVAYASDADFRLITVKDCCYDPDQVVHDHLFSTAFESRTTVLSLADALSLLA from the coding sequence ATGTCGCCAAGCATTGAATCTGGAGCCGCCAATCCGGCCGATCGGCAAGCAGGCACGGGAAGTGCCGCCACGGGGCAAAGCCCAGACCCACGGATTCCCCCGATCCTGCCGACGCAAACCGCTCTGCTGGTCATGCATTACCAGACCGACATCATGGGGCTGTTTCCATCCGTCGCCCCCGCTTTGCTCGCCAATACGCGCAAGCTGTGCGATGCCGCGCGGCACAAGGGCGTTGGCGTCTATTTCGCCCAGATCCAGTTCGGCCCGGGTTATCCCGAAGTCAGCCCGCTGAACAAGAACGGACAAGGGATCAAGCAGCTTGGCCTGTTCGTCGATGACCAGATCGCGCCGGAGCTGGGCAGGCAGGCCCACGAACCGCTTATCCTCGCGCATCGCGCCAGCGTGTTCTTCGGCACCGACCTGGAGCTGCGGCTCTCGGCGCGCGGCATCAATACGCTGCTCATGGTGGGCATCGCGTCGACCGGTGTCATGCTGTCGTCGGTCGCGTACGCGAGCGACGCGGACTTCCGGCTGATCACGGTCAAGGACTGCTGCTATGACCCGGATCAGGTCGTGCACGATCATCTTTTCTCAACGGCATTCGAGTCGCGCACCACGGTGCTGTCTCTTGCGGACGCATTGTCGTTGCTGGCTTAG
- a CDS encoding VOC family protein codes for MGSKNTICLWYDGTALDAATFYAKTFPDSAVGTILRAPGDYPSGKQGDVLTVEFTVMGIPCLGLNGGPAFKHSEAFSFQVATDDQAETDRLWNAIVGNGGQESECGWCKDKWGLSWQITPRILVTAINDLDQAAAKRAFDAMMDMKKIDIAVIEAAWRG; via the coding sequence ATGGGCAGCAAGAACACGATTTGCCTCTGGTACGACGGCACTGCGCTGGACGCCGCGACTTTCTATGCCAAGACGTTCCCGGACAGCGCCGTAGGCACGATCCTGCGTGCGCCCGGCGATTACCCCTCCGGTAAGCAGGGCGATGTCCTGACGGTCGAGTTCACGGTGATGGGCATTCCTTGCCTGGGCCTGAACGGAGGCCCGGCCTTCAAGCACAGCGAGGCGTTCTCGTTCCAGGTCGCGACCGACGACCAGGCCGAAACGGACCGCTTGTGGAACGCAATTGTCGGAAACGGCGGCCAGGAAAGCGAATGTGGCTGGTGCAAGGACAAATGGGGACTGTCATGGCAGATCACGCCGCGCATCCTCGTCACGGCAATCAATGATCTGGACCAGGCCGCGGCCAAGCGTGCGTTCGACGCCATGATGGACATGAAGAAGATCGATATTGCCGTCATCGAAGCGGCTTGGCGTGGGTGA
- a CDS encoding SDR family NAD(P)-dependent oxidoreductase: MKTTSPVALVTGSTSGIGAAIARRLARDGYSVVLHSRTSAEAGQALARDLGSAAYVQADLAHDADRVRLIREATAIWGRLDVLVNNAGISRVIPHGDLMAATPEVWQELHEVNVVAPFRLVAEAQPALREAAARGRPGCVVNVSSHAGVRPKGASIPYAATKAALNHVTRLLALSLAPDIRVNAVAPGLVDTPLTADWADARKLWNERSPMRRAASPEDIAQAVALLVASDYLTGEILLSDGGLNLT, from the coding sequence ATGAAAACCACGTCTCCCGTCGCGCTTGTCACTGGTTCCACTTCAGGCATCGGGGCCGCGATCGCGCGGCGGCTGGCCAGGGATGGATACTCGGTCGTCCTGCATTCAAGGACGTCGGCGGAAGCGGGGCAGGCCCTGGCCCGGGACCTGGGATCGGCGGCATATGTGCAAGCCGACCTGGCCCATGACGCGGACCGGGTCAGGCTCATTCGCGAAGCGACAGCCATATGGGGGCGGCTCGACGTGCTGGTCAATAACGCCGGGATCAGCCGTGTGATCCCTCATGGGGACCTGATGGCCGCGACGCCCGAGGTATGGCAGGAACTGCACGAGGTCAATGTGGTTGCCCCGTTCAGGCTGGTGGCCGAAGCGCAACCGGCGCTGCGCGAGGCCGCGGCGCGGGGCAGGCCGGGCTGCGTTGTGAATGTCAGCTCTCATGCCGGCGTCCGGCCCAAGGGGGCATCCATACCCTATGCGGCGACCAAGGCGGCGCTGAACCATGTGACGCGCCTGTTGGCTCTATCCCTGGCTCCCGATATCCGCGTGAATGCCGTTGCGCCCGGCCTGGTGGATACGCCGCTGACGGCGGATTGGGCGGATGCACGGAAACTCTGGAATGAGCGCTCGCCCATGCGCAGGGCCGCCAGCCCCGAGGACATTGCACAGGCCGTCGCGCTGCTGGTCGCCTCGGACTATCTGACCGGCGAGATTCTGCTCTCGGATGGGGGCTTGAACCTTACGTGA